A genomic segment from bacterium encodes:
- the ftsZ gene encoding cell division protein FtsZ yields the protein MAGAERDLRGYAAIKVVGVGGGGSNAVNRMISAGLRGVEFIAINTDAQALALSNADKKIHVGGKLTRGLGAGGDPEIGRQAAEECREELTEALEGADMIFVTAGMGGGTGTGGAHVVAQVGRELGALTIGVVTRPFSFEGRRRAVVADEGIRNLRQRVNTVITIPNDRLLQVVDKSATVVEAFRVADDILRQGVQGIADLITVPGLINLDFADVRAVMTEAGSALIGIGVADGENRAVKAAQAAIASPLLETSMDGARGVLMNITGGTDLALFEVSEAAQVVQKAADADANIIFGAVIDERLDGEVRITVIATGFEGRRRDLEDTGEGEVAVTVGEGGVPSTPRLERDDLDIPAFLRKR from the coding sequence ATGGCGGGAGCTGAGCGGGACCTCCGGGGATACGCGGCGATCAAGGTCGTCGGGGTTGGCGGGGGCGGGAGCAATGCGGTCAACCGGATGATCAGCGCGGGGCTCCGGGGTGTTGAGTTTATCGCCATCAACACGGACGCGCAGGCGTTGGCTCTGAGCAACGCCGACAAGAAGATCCACGTGGGGGGCAAACTGACCCGAGGACTTGGCGCGGGCGGCGATCCGGAGATCGGCCGTCAGGCGGCGGAGGAGTGCCGGGAGGAACTGACCGAGGCCCTCGAGGGCGCGGACATGATCTTCGTCACCGCGGGGATGGGCGGGGGGACGGGAACCGGCGGCGCGCATGTCGTGGCGCAGGTGGGCCGTGAGCTGGGGGCGTTGACGATCGGCGTCGTCACCCGACCCTTCAGCTTCGAGGGCCGCCGCCGGGCGGTTGTGGCCGACGAGGGGATCCGAAACCTTCGCCAGCGCGTCAACACGGTGATCACGATTCCGAACGACCGGTTGCTGCAAGTGGTCGACAAGAGCGCCACGGTGGTCGAGGCGTTCCGCGTGGCCGACGACATCCTCCGGCAGGGAGTCCAGGGGATCGCCGACCTGATCACCGTACCCGGGCTGATCAACCTCGACTTCGCCGACGTCCGCGCGGTCATGACCGAGGCGGGGTCGGCGCTGATCGGCATTGGCGTGGCGGACGGCGAAAACCGCGCCGTCAAGGCCGCCCAGGCCGCGATCGCCAGTCCGCTCCTGGAGACGTCGATGGACGGAGCCCGCGGGGTTCTCATGAACATCACGGGCGGGACCGACCTGGCACTGTTCGAGGTGAGCGAGGCGGCCCAAGTCGTACAGAAGGCCGCCGACGCAGACGCCAACATCATCTTCGGCGCGGTGATCGATGAGCGGCTGGACGGCGAGGTCCGCATCACGGTGATTGCCACCGGCTTCGAGGGCCGCCGTCGAGACCTCGAGGACACCGGGGAGGGGGAGGTCGCCGTCACGGTCGGGGAGGGCGGCGTCCCGAGCACCCCCCGCCTGGAGCGTGACGACCTGGACATCCCGGCCTTTCTTCGGAAGCGCTAG